A single Drosophila miranda strain MSH22 chromosome XR, D.miranda_PacBio2.1, whole genome shotgun sequence DNA region contains:
- the LOC108152332 gene encoding JNK-interacting protein 3 isoform X2: MMDNDDALLNNGGPQSGAETVYGTEDNNMVMSEKNDQVVSIVQQLAGSIYQEFERMINRYDEDVVKNLMPLLVNVLECLDASYRINQEQDVEVELLREDNEQLVTQYEREKSARKQSEQKLLEAEDLAEQENKELATRLESVESIVRMLELKHKNSLEHASRLEERETDLKKEYNKLHERYTELFKNHVDYMERTKMLMGSTHSQMSTASDRMEVSRARLNPVARSSGPVSYGFASLENSVMLDTETICSVGSQSDDSGPPSLQNELDMSLPSTAERGAATDSLQQQHQATSPQSPPDTSPVVPNVPPANVGRSTTKKEQRSDNNLYQELSFQDNEESEENEIVTGCWVHPGEYASSGMGKEVENLIMENNELLATKNALNIVKDDLIVKVDELTGEVEIVREELSAMQQSRTKLRQRISELEDELKKTKEQVKQQNTEQEENDVPLAQRKRFTRVEMAMVLMERNQYKERLMELQEAVRLTEILRASRTVDNLDKKSKQSIWKYFSNLFTPSNRPTERIADGLGGGPMFRHTGGGSPSHSHGSPSRGSGDNRLALAGSQPPMHPASAGLANALVMPKDYSEDGGSERISARRREQYRQLRAHVQKEDGRLHAYGWSLPINKANQEANPSRHSGGVPVPVYCNPLAEASPHMKVFCAAGVNLHGGFTKDGQSLIPADSPYAPKSTLKITEITSPTAEQSVEALDRQIARASLETLEPETQLSSFVWICTSTHAASTVSVVDANQSATVLDAFPICSSHLLCIASVQGAMESDYALLEQSEVVKAGEMLQRPGEGTELLGKVEFVRVKPKSEDEQNSNSKPQQQQDEEEAKEATEKSNEPLPPVNAEELLVNVEAIKIRQALPGAPQRLSSGNSGSDGNQANNNNSSSSGSVLFATKSLNPILGTKEREDPPMTSVGPTMWMGAQDGWLYVHSGVGRWHECLHRVLLPDAVLAIVHVEARVVVALANAQLAVFRRQTDGQWDLNSYHLVTLGDRNHSIRCLCVAGERIWAAHRNKIFIVDPISLNIVHSLDAHPRKESQVRQMAATGAGVWVSIRLDSTLRLYNTHTFEHKQDVDIEPYVSKMLGTGKLGFSFVRITALMVSCNRLWIGTSNGVIISVPLAEVQQKTSSDPHGQMPLCCMANAQLSFHGHRDAVKFFVSVPMLQQPNLNGGLTFVNKRPDMLVMCGGEGYIDFRINDNDMENSIQLEPNQTIENRGDKSYLIVWHVSQR; the protein is encoded by the exons ATGATGGACAACGACGATGCGCTGCTCAACAACGGTGGCCCGCAGTCGGGAGCGGAGACCGTCTACGGCACGGAGGACAACAATATGGTCATGTCAGAGAag AATGATCAGGTTGTCAGCATC GTCCAGCAGCTGGCGGGGAGCATTTATCAGGAGTTCGAGCGGATGATCAATCGTTACGACGAGGACGTGGTGAAGAACCTgatgccgctgctggtgaacGTGCTGGAGTGCCTGGACGCCTCGTATCGCATCAATCAGGAGCAGGATGTCGAGGTGGAGCTGCTGCGCGAGGACAATGAGCAGCTGGTGACGCAGTACGAGCGGGAGAAGAGCGCCCGCAAACAGTCCGAACAGAAG CTACTGGAGGCTGAGGACCTGGCCGAGCAGGAGAACAAGGAGCTGGCCACACGCCTCGAGTCCGTGGAGAGCATTGTGCGGATGCTGGAGCTGAAGCACAAGAACAGTCTGGAGCATGCCAGTCGCCTGGAGGAGCGGGAGACGGACCTCAAAAAG GAATACAACAAGCTGCACGAGCGGTACACGGAGCTGTTCAAGAATCACGTGGACTACATGGAACGCACCAAGATGCTGATGGGCTCCACGCACTCACAAATGAGCACTGCCTCCGACCGCATGGAAGTGAGTCGTGCGCGCCTGAATCCCGTGGCCCGCAGCTCGGGCCCCGTCTCCTACGGCTTCGCCTCGCTGGAGAACTCCGTCATGCTGGACACCGAGACCATCTGCAGCGTGGGCAGCCAGTCGGACGACTCGGGGCCGCCGTCGCTGCAGAATGAGCTGGACATGAGCCTGCCCAGTACGGCGGAGCGGGGCGCCGCCACCGATtcgctgcagcagcagcatcaggcCACCTCGCCCCAGAGTCCCCCCGACACCAGTCCCGTTGTGCCAAACGTGCCTCCCGCAAACG TTGGTCGCTCGACCACCAAAAAGGAGCAGCGCTCGGACAATAATCTCTACCAAGAGCTGTCCTTCCAGGACAATGAGGAGAGCGAAGAGAATGAGATTGTTACAG GCTGCTGGGTACATCCCGGAGAGTACGCGTCCTCAG GCATGGGGAAGGAGGTGGAGAATCTCATCATGGAGAACAATGAGCTGCTGGCCACCAA GAATGCTCTGAACATTGTCAAGGATGATCTGATTGTCAAAGTGGATGAGCTGACGGGAGAAGTGGAAATTGTGCGCGAGGAGCTGAGTGCCATGCAGCAGTCGAGGACGAAGCTCAGGCAGCGCATCAGCGAACTGGAAGACGAGCTCAAGAAGACCAAGGAGCAGGTGAAGCAACAAA ACACCGAACAGGAGGAGAACGATGTGCCGCTCGCACAGCGCAAGCGCTTCACTCGCGTCGAGATGGCCATGGTCCTCATGGAACGTAACCAGTACAAGGAGCGTCTGATGGAGCTGCAGGAGGCAGTGCGTCTCACGGAGATACTGCGCGCCTCGCGCACCGTCGACAACTTGGACAAGAAATCGAAACAGAGCATCTGGAAGTACTTTAGTAATCTTTTCAC CCCCTCCAATCGCCCGACGGAACGCATCGCCGACGGGCTGGGAGGGGGGCCGATGTTTCGTCATACCGGGGGAGGAAGTCCTTCCCACAGCCACGGATCCCCAAGCCGTGGAAGTGGGGACAATCGCCTTGCCTTAGCCGGCTCCCAGCCGCCCATGCATCCCGCGAGCGCGGGGCTCGCTAATGCCCTGGTGATGCCCAAGGACTACTCCGAGGACGGGGGCTCGGAGCGTATCAGTGCGAGGAGGCGGGAGCAGTACCGGCAGCTGCGCGCCCATGTCCAGAAGGAGGACGGACGCCTGCACGCGTATGGCTGGAGTTTGCCCATCAACAAGGCCAACCAAGAGGCCAATCCCAGCCGGCACTCGGGCGGCGTTCCGGTGCCCGTCTACTGCAATCCCCTGGCCGAGGCCTCGCCCCACATGAAGGTGTTCTGCGCGGCCGGCGTCAATCTCCACGGAGGCTTCACCAAAGACGGCCAATCGCTGATACCCGCCGACTCGCCGTACGCCCCCAAGTCCACGCTTAAAATCACAGAGATCACGAGTCCGACGGCGGAGCAGAGCGTCGAGGCGCTGGACAGACAGATAGCCCGCGCCAGCCTAGAGACCCTGGAGCCAGAGACGCAGCTGAGCTCCTTCGTGTGGATCTGCACGAGCACCCACGCGGCCAGCACGGTCAGTGTGGTGGATGCCAACCAGTCGGCCACCGTTCTGGATGCCTTTCCCATCTGCTCCTCCCACTTGCTGTGCATCGCCTCCGTGCAGGGAGCCATGGAGAGTGACTACGCGCTGCTGGAGCAGTCGGAGGTGGTCAAGGCGGGCGAGATGCTGCAGCGGCCCGGCGAGGGCACAGAGCTGCTCGGCAAAGTGGAGTTTGTGCGCGTGAAGCCCAAGTCCGAGGACGAGCAGAACAGCAATAGCAaaccccagcagcagcaggacgaGGAGGAAGCCAAGGAGGCCACGGAGAAATCAAATGAGCCACTGCCGCCCGTGAATGCCGAGGAGCTGCTCGTCAATGTGGAGGCCATCAAGATACGCCAGGCCCTGCCCGGCGCCCCCCAGCGTCTCTCCAGCGGCAACAGCGGCAGCGACGGTAATCAggcgaacaacaacaacagcagcagcagcgggagcGTTCTGTTTGCCACCAAGTCGCTGAACCCCATTCTGGGGACGAAGGAGCGCGAGGATCCGCCGATGACTTCGGTGGGACCGACCATGTGGATGGGGGCCCAAGACGGCTGGCTGTACGTCCACAGCGGGGTGGGGCGGTGGCACGAGTGCCTGCACCGCGTTCTCCTGCCGGATGCCGTCCTGGCGATTGTGCATGTGGAGGCGAGGGTTGTTGTGGCGCTGGCCAATGCCCAGTTGGCCGTGTTCCGCCGCCAAACAGACGGCCAATGGGATCTGAATAGTTATCACCTGGTGACGCTCGGTGATCGCAATCATTCGATACGTTGCCTCTGTGTGGCCGGCGAGCGCATTTGGGCGGCGCATCGCAACAAGATCTTCATTGTGGACCCCATATCGCTCAACATTGTGCACTCGCTGGACGCGCATCCGCGCAAGGAGAGTCAGGTGAGGCAGATGGCGGCCACAGGTGCCGGTGTCTGGGTGTCCATACG ACTGGACTCGACGCTCCGTCTGTACAACACGCATACGTTCGAGCACAAGCAGGACGTGGACATTGAGCCGTATGTGTCCAAAATGCTCGGCACTGGCAAGCTGGGCTTCAGCTTTGTCCGCATCACCGCTCTGATGGTGTCCTGCAACCGCCTGTGGATCGGCACCAGCAACGGGGTGATCATCTCGGTGCCACTGGCCGAGGTGCAGCAGAAGACATCAT CCGATCCCCATGGCCAAATGCCGCTGTGCTGCATGGCCAATGCTCAACTCTCCTTCCACGGCCACCGCGATGCGGTCAAGTTCTTTGTTTCCGTGCCGATGCTGCAGCAGCCGAACCTGAACGGCGGACTGACCTTCGTGAACAAGCGGCCCGATATGCTGGTCATGTGCGGTGGCGAAGGCTACATCGATTTTCGCATAA ATGATAATGACATGGAGAACAGTATTCAACTGGAACCAAATCAAACGATCGAGAATCGAGGCGACAAGAGCTACTTGATTGTGTGGCATGTTAGTCAACGTTGA
- the LOC108152332 gene encoding JNK-interacting protein 3 isoform X3, with translation MMDNDDALLNNGGPQSGAETVYGTEDNNMVMSEKVQQLAGSIYQEFERMINRYDEDVVKNLMPLLVNVLECLDASYRINQEQDVEVELLREDNEQLVTQYEREKSARKQSEQKLLEAEDLAEQENKELATRLESVESIVRMLELKHKNSLEHASRLEERETDLKKEYNKLHERYTELFKNHVDYMERTKMLMGSTHSQMSTASDRMEVSRARLNPVARSSGPVSYGFASLENSVMLDTETICSVGSQSDDSGPPSLQNELDMSLPSTAERGAATDSLQQQHQATSPQSPPDTSPVVPNVPPANVGRSTTKKEQRSDNNLYQELSFQDNEESEENEIVTGCWVHPGEYASSANDNYFGMGKEVENLIMENNELLATKNALNIVKDDLIVKVDELTGEVEIVREELSAMQQSRTKLRQRISELEDELKKTKEQVKQQNTEQEENDVPLAQRKRFTRVEMAMVLMERNQYKERLMELQEAVRLTEILRASRTVDNLDKKSKQSIWKYFSNLFTPSNRPTERIADGLGGGPMFRHTGGGSPSHSHGSPSRGSGDNRLALAGSQPPMHPASAGLANALVMPKDYSEDGGSERISARRREQYRQLRAHVQKEDGRLHAYGWSLPINKANQEANPSRHSGGVPVPVYCNPLAEASPHMKVFCAAGVNLHGGFTKDGQSLIPADSPYAPKSTLKITEITSPTAEQSVEALDRQIARASLETLEPETQLSSFVWICTSTHAASTVSVVDANQSATVLDAFPICSSHLLCIASVQGAMESDYALLEQSEVVKAGEMLQRPGEGTELLGKVEFVRVKPKSEDEQNSNSKPQQQQDEEEAKEATEKSNEPLPPVNAEELLVNVEAIKIRQALPGAPQRLSSGNSGSDGNQANNNNSSSSGSVLFATKSLNPILGTKEREDPPMTSVGPTMWMGAQDGWLYVHSGVGRWHECLHRVLLPDAVLAIVHVEARVVVALANAQLAVFRRQTDGQWDLNSYHLVTLGDRNHSIRCLCVAGERIWAAHRNKIFIVDPISLNIVHSLDAHPRKESQVRQMAATGAGVWVSIRLDSTLRLYNTHTFEHKQDVDIEPYVSKMLGTGKLGFSFVRITALMVSCNRLWIGTSNGVIISVPLAEVQQKTSSDPHGQMPLCCMANAQLSFHGHRDAVKFFVSVPMLQQPNLNGGLTFVNKRPDMLVMCGGEGYIDFRINDNDMENSIQLEPNQTIENRGDKSYLIVWHVSQR, from the exons ATGATGGACAACGACGATGCGCTGCTCAACAACGGTGGCCCGCAGTCGGGAGCGGAGACCGTCTACGGCACGGAGGACAACAATATGGTCATGTCAGAGAag GTCCAGCAGCTGGCGGGGAGCATTTATCAGGAGTTCGAGCGGATGATCAATCGTTACGACGAGGACGTGGTGAAGAACCTgatgccgctgctggtgaacGTGCTGGAGTGCCTGGACGCCTCGTATCGCATCAATCAGGAGCAGGATGTCGAGGTGGAGCTGCTGCGCGAGGACAATGAGCAGCTGGTGACGCAGTACGAGCGGGAGAAGAGCGCCCGCAAACAGTCCGAACAGAAG CTACTGGAGGCTGAGGACCTGGCCGAGCAGGAGAACAAGGAGCTGGCCACACGCCTCGAGTCCGTGGAGAGCATTGTGCGGATGCTGGAGCTGAAGCACAAGAACAGTCTGGAGCATGCCAGTCGCCTGGAGGAGCGGGAGACGGACCTCAAAAAG GAATACAACAAGCTGCACGAGCGGTACACGGAGCTGTTCAAGAATCACGTGGACTACATGGAACGCACCAAGATGCTGATGGGCTCCACGCACTCACAAATGAGCACTGCCTCCGACCGCATGGAAGTGAGTCGTGCGCGCCTGAATCCCGTGGCCCGCAGCTCGGGCCCCGTCTCCTACGGCTTCGCCTCGCTGGAGAACTCCGTCATGCTGGACACCGAGACCATCTGCAGCGTGGGCAGCCAGTCGGACGACTCGGGGCCGCCGTCGCTGCAGAATGAGCTGGACATGAGCCTGCCCAGTACGGCGGAGCGGGGCGCCGCCACCGATtcgctgcagcagcagcatcaggcCACCTCGCCCCAGAGTCCCCCCGACACCAGTCCCGTTGTGCCAAACGTGCCTCCCGCAAACG TTGGTCGCTCGACCACCAAAAAGGAGCAGCGCTCGGACAATAATCTCTACCAAGAGCTGTCCTTCCAGGACAATGAGGAGAGCGAAGAGAATGAGATTGTTACAG GCTGCTGGGTACATCCCGGAGAGTACGCGTCCTCAG CAAACGACAACTATTTTG GCATGGGGAAGGAGGTGGAGAATCTCATCATGGAGAACAATGAGCTGCTGGCCACCAA GAATGCTCTGAACATTGTCAAGGATGATCTGATTGTCAAAGTGGATGAGCTGACGGGAGAAGTGGAAATTGTGCGCGAGGAGCTGAGTGCCATGCAGCAGTCGAGGACGAAGCTCAGGCAGCGCATCAGCGAACTGGAAGACGAGCTCAAGAAGACCAAGGAGCAGGTGAAGCAACAAA ACACCGAACAGGAGGAGAACGATGTGCCGCTCGCACAGCGCAAGCGCTTCACTCGCGTCGAGATGGCCATGGTCCTCATGGAACGTAACCAGTACAAGGAGCGTCTGATGGAGCTGCAGGAGGCAGTGCGTCTCACGGAGATACTGCGCGCCTCGCGCACCGTCGACAACTTGGACAAGAAATCGAAACAGAGCATCTGGAAGTACTTTAGTAATCTTTTCAC CCCCTCCAATCGCCCGACGGAACGCATCGCCGACGGGCTGGGAGGGGGGCCGATGTTTCGTCATACCGGGGGAGGAAGTCCTTCCCACAGCCACGGATCCCCAAGCCGTGGAAGTGGGGACAATCGCCTTGCCTTAGCCGGCTCCCAGCCGCCCATGCATCCCGCGAGCGCGGGGCTCGCTAATGCCCTGGTGATGCCCAAGGACTACTCCGAGGACGGGGGCTCGGAGCGTATCAGTGCGAGGAGGCGGGAGCAGTACCGGCAGCTGCGCGCCCATGTCCAGAAGGAGGACGGACGCCTGCACGCGTATGGCTGGAGTTTGCCCATCAACAAGGCCAACCAAGAGGCCAATCCCAGCCGGCACTCGGGCGGCGTTCCGGTGCCCGTCTACTGCAATCCCCTGGCCGAGGCCTCGCCCCACATGAAGGTGTTCTGCGCGGCCGGCGTCAATCTCCACGGAGGCTTCACCAAAGACGGCCAATCGCTGATACCCGCCGACTCGCCGTACGCCCCCAAGTCCACGCTTAAAATCACAGAGATCACGAGTCCGACGGCGGAGCAGAGCGTCGAGGCGCTGGACAGACAGATAGCCCGCGCCAGCCTAGAGACCCTGGAGCCAGAGACGCAGCTGAGCTCCTTCGTGTGGATCTGCACGAGCACCCACGCGGCCAGCACGGTCAGTGTGGTGGATGCCAACCAGTCGGCCACCGTTCTGGATGCCTTTCCCATCTGCTCCTCCCACTTGCTGTGCATCGCCTCCGTGCAGGGAGCCATGGAGAGTGACTACGCGCTGCTGGAGCAGTCGGAGGTGGTCAAGGCGGGCGAGATGCTGCAGCGGCCCGGCGAGGGCACAGAGCTGCTCGGCAAAGTGGAGTTTGTGCGCGTGAAGCCCAAGTCCGAGGACGAGCAGAACAGCAATAGCAaaccccagcagcagcaggacgaGGAGGAAGCCAAGGAGGCCACGGAGAAATCAAATGAGCCACTGCCGCCCGTGAATGCCGAGGAGCTGCTCGTCAATGTGGAGGCCATCAAGATACGCCAGGCCCTGCCCGGCGCCCCCCAGCGTCTCTCCAGCGGCAACAGCGGCAGCGACGGTAATCAggcgaacaacaacaacagcagcagcagcgggagcGTTCTGTTTGCCACCAAGTCGCTGAACCCCATTCTGGGGACGAAGGAGCGCGAGGATCCGCCGATGACTTCGGTGGGACCGACCATGTGGATGGGGGCCCAAGACGGCTGGCTGTACGTCCACAGCGGGGTGGGGCGGTGGCACGAGTGCCTGCACCGCGTTCTCCTGCCGGATGCCGTCCTGGCGATTGTGCATGTGGAGGCGAGGGTTGTTGTGGCGCTGGCCAATGCCCAGTTGGCCGTGTTCCGCCGCCAAACAGACGGCCAATGGGATCTGAATAGTTATCACCTGGTGACGCTCGGTGATCGCAATCATTCGATACGTTGCCTCTGTGTGGCCGGCGAGCGCATTTGGGCGGCGCATCGCAACAAGATCTTCATTGTGGACCCCATATCGCTCAACATTGTGCACTCGCTGGACGCGCATCCGCGCAAGGAGAGTCAGGTGAGGCAGATGGCGGCCACAGGTGCCGGTGTCTGGGTGTCCATACG ACTGGACTCGACGCTCCGTCTGTACAACACGCATACGTTCGAGCACAAGCAGGACGTGGACATTGAGCCGTATGTGTCCAAAATGCTCGGCACTGGCAAGCTGGGCTTCAGCTTTGTCCGCATCACCGCTCTGATGGTGTCCTGCAACCGCCTGTGGATCGGCACCAGCAACGGGGTGATCATCTCGGTGCCACTGGCCGAGGTGCAGCAGAAGACATCAT CCGATCCCCATGGCCAAATGCCGCTGTGCTGCATGGCCAATGCTCAACTCTCCTTCCACGGCCACCGCGATGCGGTCAAGTTCTTTGTTTCCGTGCCGATGCTGCAGCAGCCGAACCTGAACGGCGGACTGACCTTCGTGAACAAGCGGCCCGATATGCTGGTCATGTGCGGTGGCGAAGGCTACATCGATTTTCGCATAA ATGATAATGACATGGAGAACAGTATTCAACTGGAACCAAATCAAACGATCGAGAATCGAGGCGACAAGAGCTACTTGATTGTGTGGCATGTTAGTCAACGTTGA
- the LOC108152332 gene encoding JNK-interacting protein 3 isoform X1 has translation MMDNDDALLNNGGPQSGAETVYGTEDNNMVMSEKNDQVVSIVQQLAGSIYQEFERMINRYDEDVVKNLMPLLVNVLECLDASYRINQEQDVEVELLREDNEQLVTQYEREKSARKQSEQKLLEAEDLAEQENKELATRLESVESIVRMLELKHKNSLEHASRLEERETDLKKEYNKLHERYTELFKNHVDYMERTKMLMGSTHSQMSTASDRMEVSRARLNPVARSSGPVSYGFASLENSVMLDTETICSVGSQSDDSGPPSLQNELDMSLPSTAERGAATDSLQQQHQATSPQSPPDTSPVVPNVPPANVGRSTTKKEQRSDNNLYQELSFQDNEESEENEIVTGCWVHPGEYASSANDNYFGMGKEVENLIMENNELLATKNALNIVKDDLIVKVDELTGEVEIVREELSAMQQSRTKLRQRISELEDELKKTKEQVKQQNTEQEENDVPLAQRKRFTRVEMAMVLMERNQYKERLMELQEAVRLTEILRASRTVDNLDKKSKQSIWKYFSNLFTPSNRPTERIADGLGGGPMFRHTGGGSPSHSHGSPSRGSGDNRLALAGSQPPMHPASAGLANALVMPKDYSEDGGSERISARRREQYRQLRAHVQKEDGRLHAYGWSLPINKANQEANPSRHSGGVPVPVYCNPLAEASPHMKVFCAAGVNLHGGFTKDGQSLIPADSPYAPKSTLKITEITSPTAEQSVEALDRQIARASLETLEPETQLSSFVWICTSTHAASTVSVVDANQSATVLDAFPICSSHLLCIASVQGAMESDYALLEQSEVVKAGEMLQRPGEGTELLGKVEFVRVKPKSEDEQNSNSKPQQQQDEEEAKEATEKSNEPLPPVNAEELLVNVEAIKIRQALPGAPQRLSSGNSGSDGNQANNNNSSSSGSVLFATKSLNPILGTKEREDPPMTSVGPTMWMGAQDGWLYVHSGVGRWHECLHRVLLPDAVLAIVHVEARVVVALANAQLAVFRRQTDGQWDLNSYHLVTLGDRNHSIRCLCVAGERIWAAHRNKIFIVDPISLNIVHSLDAHPRKESQVRQMAATGAGVWVSIRLDSTLRLYNTHTFEHKQDVDIEPYVSKMLGTGKLGFSFVRITALMVSCNRLWIGTSNGVIISVPLAEVQQKTSSDPHGQMPLCCMANAQLSFHGHRDAVKFFVSVPMLQQPNLNGGLTFVNKRPDMLVMCGGEGYIDFRINDNDMENSIQLEPNQTIENRGDKSYLIVWHVSQR, from the exons ATGATGGACAACGACGATGCGCTGCTCAACAACGGTGGCCCGCAGTCGGGAGCGGAGACCGTCTACGGCACGGAGGACAACAATATGGTCATGTCAGAGAag AATGATCAGGTTGTCAGCATC GTCCAGCAGCTGGCGGGGAGCATTTATCAGGAGTTCGAGCGGATGATCAATCGTTACGACGAGGACGTGGTGAAGAACCTgatgccgctgctggtgaacGTGCTGGAGTGCCTGGACGCCTCGTATCGCATCAATCAGGAGCAGGATGTCGAGGTGGAGCTGCTGCGCGAGGACAATGAGCAGCTGGTGACGCAGTACGAGCGGGAGAAGAGCGCCCGCAAACAGTCCGAACAGAAG CTACTGGAGGCTGAGGACCTGGCCGAGCAGGAGAACAAGGAGCTGGCCACACGCCTCGAGTCCGTGGAGAGCATTGTGCGGATGCTGGAGCTGAAGCACAAGAACAGTCTGGAGCATGCCAGTCGCCTGGAGGAGCGGGAGACGGACCTCAAAAAG GAATACAACAAGCTGCACGAGCGGTACACGGAGCTGTTCAAGAATCACGTGGACTACATGGAACGCACCAAGATGCTGATGGGCTCCACGCACTCACAAATGAGCACTGCCTCCGACCGCATGGAAGTGAGTCGTGCGCGCCTGAATCCCGTGGCCCGCAGCTCGGGCCCCGTCTCCTACGGCTTCGCCTCGCTGGAGAACTCCGTCATGCTGGACACCGAGACCATCTGCAGCGTGGGCAGCCAGTCGGACGACTCGGGGCCGCCGTCGCTGCAGAATGAGCTGGACATGAGCCTGCCCAGTACGGCGGAGCGGGGCGCCGCCACCGATtcgctgcagcagcagcatcaggcCACCTCGCCCCAGAGTCCCCCCGACACCAGTCCCGTTGTGCCAAACGTGCCTCCCGCAAACG TTGGTCGCTCGACCACCAAAAAGGAGCAGCGCTCGGACAATAATCTCTACCAAGAGCTGTCCTTCCAGGACAATGAGGAGAGCGAAGAGAATGAGATTGTTACAG GCTGCTGGGTACATCCCGGAGAGTACGCGTCCTCAG CAAACGACAACTATTTTG GCATGGGGAAGGAGGTGGAGAATCTCATCATGGAGAACAATGAGCTGCTGGCCACCAA GAATGCTCTGAACATTGTCAAGGATGATCTGATTGTCAAAGTGGATGAGCTGACGGGAGAAGTGGAAATTGTGCGCGAGGAGCTGAGTGCCATGCAGCAGTCGAGGACGAAGCTCAGGCAGCGCATCAGCGAACTGGAAGACGAGCTCAAGAAGACCAAGGAGCAGGTGAAGCAACAAA ACACCGAACAGGAGGAGAACGATGTGCCGCTCGCACAGCGCAAGCGCTTCACTCGCGTCGAGATGGCCATGGTCCTCATGGAACGTAACCAGTACAAGGAGCGTCTGATGGAGCTGCAGGAGGCAGTGCGTCTCACGGAGATACTGCGCGCCTCGCGCACCGTCGACAACTTGGACAAGAAATCGAAACAGAGCATCTGGAAGTACTTTAGTAATCTTTTCAC CCCCTCCAATCGCCCGACGGAACGCATCGCCGACGGGCTGGGAGGGGGGCCGATGTTTCGTCATACCGGGGGAGGAAGTCCTTCCCACAGCCACGGATCCCCAAGCCGTGGAAGTGGGGACAATCGCCTTGCCTTAGCCGGCTCCCAGCCGCCCATGCATCCCGCGAGCGCGGGGCTCGCTAATGCCCTGGTGATGCCCAAGGACTACTCCGAGGACGGGGGCTCGGAGCGTATCAGTGCGAGGAGGCGGGAGCAGTACCGGCAGCTGCGCGCCCATGTCCAGAAGGAGGACGGACGCCTGCACGCGTATGGCTGGAGTTTGCCCATCAACAAGGCCAACCAAGAGGCCAATCCCAGCCGGCACTCGGGCGGCGTTCCGGTGCCCGTCTACTGCAATCCCCTGGCCGAGGCCTCGCCCCACATGAAGGTGTTCTGCGCGGCCGGCGTCAATCTCCACGGAGGCTTCACCAAAGACGGCCAATCGCTGATACCCGCCGACTCGCCGTACGCCCCCAAGTCCACGCTTAAAATCACAGAGATCACGAGTCCGACGGCGGAGCAGAGCGTCGAGGCGCTGGACAGACAGATAGCCCGCGCCAGCCTAGAGACCCTGGAGCCAGAGACGCAGCTGAGCTCCTTCGTGTGGATCTGCACGAGCACCCACGCGGCCAGCACGGTCAGTGTGGTGGATGCCAACCAGTCGGCCACCGTTCTGGATGCCTTTCCCATCTGCTCCTCCCACTTGCTGTGCATCGCCTCCGTGCAGGGAGCCATGGAGAGTGACTACGCGCTGCTGGAGCAGTCGGAGGTGGTCAAGGCGGGCGAGATGCTGCAGCGGCCCGGCGAGGGCACAGAGCTGCTCGGCAAAGTGGAGTTTGTGCGCGTGAAGCCCAAGTCCGAGGACGAGCAGAACAGCAATAGCAaaccccagcagcagcaggacgaGGAGGAAGCCAAGGAGGCCACGGAGAAATCAAATGAGCCACTGCCGCCCGTGAATGCCGAGGAGCTGCTCGTCAATGTGGAGGCCATCAAGATACGCCAGGCCCTGCCCGGCGCCCCCCAGCGTCTCTCCAGCGGCAACAGCGGCAGCGACGGTAATCAggcgaacaacaacaacagcagcagcagcgggagcGTTCTGTTTGCCACCAAGTCGCTGAACCCCATTCTGGGGACGAAGGAGCGCGAGGATCCGCCGATGACTTCGGTGGGACCGACCATGTGGATGGGGGCCCAAGACGGCTGGCTGTACGTCCACAGCGGGGTGGGGCGGTGGCACGAGTGCCTGCACCGCGTTCTCCTGCCGGATGCCGTCCTGGCGATTGTGCATGTGGAGGCGAGGGTTGTTGTGGCGCTGGCCAATGCCCAGTTGGCCGTGTTCCGCCGCCAAACAGACGGCCAATGGGATCTGAATAGTTATCACCTGGTGACGCTCGGTGATCGCAATCATTCGATACGTTGCCTCTGTGTGGCCGGCGAGCGCATTTGGGCGGCGCATCGCAACAAGATCTTCATTGTGGACCCCATATCGCTCAACATTGTGCACTCGCTGGACGCGCATCCGCGCAAGGAGAGTCAGGTGAGGCAGATGGCGGCCACAGGTGCCGGTGTCTGGGTGTCCATACG ACTGGACTCGACGCTCCGTCTGTACAACACGCATACGTTCGAGCACAAGCAGGACGTGGACATTGAGCCGTATGTGTCCAAAATGCTCGGCACTGGCAAGCTGGGCTTCAGCTTTGTCCGCATCACCGCTCTGATGGTGTCCTGCAACCGCCTGTGGATCGGCACCAGCAACGGGGTGATCATCTCGGTGCCACTGGCCGAGGTGCAGCAGAAGACATCAT CCGATCCCCATGGCCAAATGCCGCTGTGCTGCATGGCCAATGCTCAACTCTCCTTCCACGGCCACCGCGATGCGGTCAAGTTCTTTGTTTCCGTGCCGATGCTGCAGCAGCCGAACCTGAACGGCGGACTGACCTTCGTGAACAAGCGGCCCGATATGCTGGTCATGTGCGGTGGCGAAGGCTACATCGATTTTCGCATAA ATGATAATGACATGGAGAACAGTATTCAACTGGAACCAAATCAAACGATCGAGAATCGAGGCGACAAGAGCTACTTGATTGTGTGGCATGTTAGTCAACGTTGA